One segment of Pandoraea pnomenusa DNA contains the following:
- a CDS encoding porin: MKKSLLALGVLGAFAGAAHAQSSVTLYGIIDAGLQYVSKTGGNIAGTGNASKNFQFANGNLQGSRWGLKGAEDLGGGLKAIFVLESGFNLGNGTQGQNSRIFGRQAYVGLSSATAGTLTIGRQYDSVVDFVGPYASGSQWATFAGAHPFDNDNLNNSFRVNNAVKYTTVNYGGFSAGGMYGFSNSANNGSTGTGFANNRAYSFGLGYANGPVSFGAGYLYLGSPSSNSTGVINNSGDATTAMTAGGASDKAWIASVGGNYAFGPATVGLVYGHSVYQYIGGGSWKFDNVEANAKYMLTPALQLGASYTYTWSTLNALGTNVSPKYHQVNLGVDYFLSKRTDTYLVGLWQHANNDAPGGASLNGLGFSQSTNQFAVTAGIRHKF, from the coding sequence ATGAAAAAGTCGCTTCTCGCTCTGGGCGTGCTCGGCGCATTCGCTGGCGCTGCTCACGCACAAAGCAGCGTGACCCTGTACGGTATCATCGACGCCGGCCTGCAATATGTCAGCAAGACTGGCGGCAACATCGCCGGCACGGGCAACGCATCGAAGAACTTCCAGTTCGCCAACGGCAACCTGCAAGGTTCGCGTTGGGGCCTGAAGGGTGCTGAAGACCTCGGCGGTGGCCTGAAGGCGATTTTCGTCTTGGAAAGCGGCTTCAACCTGGGCAACGGCACGCAAGGTCAAAACAGCCGTATCTTCGGTCGTCAAGCCTACGTTGGTCTGAGCAGCGCAACGGCTGGTACGCTGACCATCGGTCGTCAGTACGACTCCGTGGTTGACTTCGTTGGTCCGTACGCTTCGGGCAGCCAGTGGGCAACGTTCGCCGGCGCTCACCCGTTCGACAACGACAACCTGAACAACTCGTTCCGCGTGAACAACGCTGTTAAGTACACGACCGTGAACTACGGCGGCTTCAGCGCTGGCGGTATGTACGGCTTCTCGAACTCGGCGAACAACGGTTCGACGGGCACGGGCTTCGCCAACAACCGCGCTTACTCGTTCGGCCTGGGCTACGCTAACGGCCCGGTTTCGTTCGGCGCTGGCTACTTGTACCTCGGTTCGCCGAGCAGCAACTCGACGGGCGTGATCAACAACAGCGGTGACGCAACGACGGCCATGACGGCTGGCGGCGCAAGCGACAAGGCATGGATCGCGTCGGTTGGCGGCAACTACGCCTTCGGCCCGGCCACGGTGGGTCTGGTGTACGGCCACAGCGTCTACCAATACATCGGTGGCGGCAGCTGGAAGTTCGACAACGTCGAAGCCAACGCCAAGTACATGCTGACCCCGGCTCTGCAACTGGGCGCTTCGTACACGTACACGTGGTCGACGCTCAACGCACTGGGCACGAACGTGTCGCCGAAGTACCACCAAGTCAACCTGGGCGTCGACTACTTCCTGTCGAAGCGCACGGACACGTACCTGGTTGGTCTGTGGCAACACGCCAACAACGACGCTCCTGGCGGCGCATCGTTGAACGGCCTGGGCTTCTCGCAAAGCACCAACCAGTTCGCCGTTACGGCTGGTATCCGTCACAAGTTCTAA
- the coq7 gene encoding 2-polyprenyl-3-methyl-6-methoxy-1,4-benzoquinone monooxygenase yields MFSDSLISELDRGLRAIAGVTRASRPTPVATTPSSPQDVSIGDDALTPQERRHVAGLMRVNHVGEVCAQALYQAQKLATKRSELRAAFEHAGKEEEDHLAWTAHRLAELGSRPSLLNPLWYAGAFAIGFVAGKCGDKVSLGFMSETERQVEHHLDGHLNDLPPHDLRSRAIVDQMRRDEIEHGQAARDAGGVTLPVPVQRVMRAAAKVMTTTAYYI; encoded by the coding sequence ATGTTCTCCGACAGCCTGATCTCCGAACTTGACCGCGGCCTGCGAGCGATCGCCGGCGTCACCCGGGCCTCACGCCCGACGCCCGTTGCGACGACGCCTTCTTCCCCTCAGGATGTATCGATCGGCGATGATGCCCTGACCCCGCAAGAGCGACGCCACGTGGCCGGGCTCATGCGCGTGAATCACGTGGGTGAGGTCTGCGCGCAGGCGCTCTATCAGGCACAGAAGCTGGCGACGAAGCGTTCTGAGTTGCGGGCGGCCTTCGAGCACGCGGGCAAGGAGGAAGAAGACCACCTCGCGTGGACGGCGCATCGCCTGGCGGAGCTGGGCTCGCGCCCGAGCTTGCTCAATCCCCTTTGGTACGCCGGGGCGTTCGCGATTGGTTTTGTGGCCGGCAAGTGCGGCGACAAGGTCAGCCTGGGCTTCATGTCGGAGACCGAGCGCCAGGTCGAGCATCATCTGGATGGTCACCTCAACGATCTGCCACCGCATGATCTGCGCTCGCGCGCGATCGTCGATCAGATGCGGCGCGACGAGATCGAGCACGGTCAGGCAGCGCGCGATGCCGGCGGTGTGACGTTGCCGGTGCCGGTGCAGCGGGTCATGCGCGCCGCGGCCAAAGTCATGACGACGACCGCCTACTATATATAG
- the mraZ gene encoding division/cell wall cluster transcriptional repressor MraZ — MFQGASALSLDAKGRMSIPARHRDVLQGDAEGKVTITKHPDGCLLLFPRPEWEIFRGKIAALPMDAHWWRRIFLGNAADVEMDSAGRVLVAPELRAAAGMDKEVMLLGMGSHFELWDAATYAAKEQAAMAQGMPEALKNFTF, encoded by the coding sequence GTGTTTCAGGGAGCCTCGGCACTTTCACTGGATGCGAAGGGACGGATGTCGATTCCGGCCCGGCATCGTGACGTGCTTCAGGGCGACGCTGAAGGCAAGGTGACGATCACGAAGCACCCCGACGGTTGTCTTTTGCTGTTCCCGCGACCCGAATGGGAAATCTTCCGCGGCAAGATCGCCGCACTGCCGATGGACGCGCACTGGTGGCGGCGCATTTTCCTGGGCAACGCAGCCGACGTCGAGATGGATTCGGCGGGGCGCGTCCTGGTGGCGCCGGAATTGCGCGCGGCTGCGGGCATGGACAAGGAAGTCATGCTGCTGGGCATGGGCAGTCACTTTGAACTCTGGGATGCCGCGACATACGCCGCCAAGGAACAGGCGGCGATGGCGCAGGGCATGCCGGAAGCACTGAAGAACTTCACTTTTTGA
- the rsmH gene encoding 16S rRNA (cytosine(1402)-N(4))-methyltransferase RsmH, whose product MQHRTVLLEEAVDALLWRDDGVYVDGTFGRGGHSRRVLERLGAKGRLIAFDKDPQAIAEAAKIADPRFSIEHESFATLREALARRGIDKVSGVLLDLGVSSPQIDDPARGFSFRYDGPLDMRMDPTRGESAADWLARATLEEMTEVIKDYGEERFAFQIAKALVARRANADRLGPLVSTRELAEIVAGAVKTREKGKDPATRTFQALRIHVNQELADLQIALDVAADVLETGGRLVAISFHSLEDRIVKRFMQARASAPAVDRRVPLRAHEIPEPPFKASRKIKPSAAEVEANPRARSAIMRVMERVST is encoded by the coding sequence ATGCAGCACCGCACGGTCCTGCTGGAGGAGGCCGTGGATGCCTTGCTGTGGCGCGACGACGGCGTTTACGTCGACGGCACGTTCGGCCGCGGCGGGCACAGTCGCAGGGTTCTGGAGCGGCTGGGCGCAAAGGGGAGATTGATCGCGTTCGACAAGGATCCCCAAGCGATCGCGGAGGCGGCGAAGATTGCCGATCCGCGATTTTCGATTGAGCACGAGAGCTTCGCGACGTTGCGCGAAGCGCTGGCCCGACGCGGTATCGACAAGGTGTCGGGCGTTTTGCTGGACCTGGGCGTTTCGTCGCCGCAGATCGACGACCCTGCGCGCGGATTCAGTTTTCGTTACGACGGTCCGCTCGACATGCGCATGGATCCCACGCGCGGCGAGTCGGCGGCGGATTGGCTGGCCCGGGCAACGCTGGAAGAAATGACGGAGGTCATCAAGGACTATGGGGAAGAACGGTTTGCTTTTCAGATTGCAAAGGCGCTTGTTGCTCGCCGGGCAAACGCCGATCGCCTCGGTCCACTCGTCAGTACACGCGAGCTTGCCGAGATCGTGGCGGGTGCCGTCAAGACCCGTGAGAAGGGCAAGGACCCGGCAACACGTACCTTTCAGGCTCTACGGATTCACGTCAATCAAGAGCTTGCGGACCTGCAGATAGCCCTCGATGTGGCGGCCGATGTCCTCGAAACGGGAGGCAGACTCGTGGCGATCAGCTTTCATTCGCTGGAAGACCGTATCGTGAAGCGCTTCATGCAAGCGCGCGCGAGCGCGCCGGCGGTCGACCGCCGCGTGCCGTTGCGCGCCCACGAAATTCCCGAGCCGCCGTTCAAGGCCAGCCGCAAGATCAAGCCGTCCGCCGCCGAGGTGGAGGCCAACCCGCGTGCGCGCTCGGCGATCATGCGGGTCATGGAGCGGGTGTCGACATGA
- the ftsL gene encoding cell division protein FtsL translates to MSRLNVLLLVLLIGCALSLINAQYRARGTFVELNREQALEHQLLQDWDRLQYEQSAQSKSARIESVARTDLKMQAVSPGRTQYLSAPAGSAGAMVDVPVPSASAASAPASGGKR, encoded by the coding sequence ATGAGCCGGCTCAACGTCCTCCTGCTTGTGCTGCTCATCGGTTGCGCACTGTCGTTGATCAACGCGCAATATCGTGCGCGCGGTACGTTCGTCGAACTCAACCGCGAGCAGGCGCTCGAGCATCAACTCCTGCAGGACTGGGATCGCCTCCAGTACGAGCAGAGCGCGCAAAGCAAAAGCGCGCGCATCGAAAGCGTGGCGCGCACCGACCTGAAGATGCAGGCCGTCTCGCCGGGCCGCACGCAATATCTGTCCGCGCCCGCCGGCAGCGCCGGCGCCATGGTGGATGTGCCGGTGCCGAGCGCGAGCGCCGCGTCCGCCCCTGCGAGCGGAGGCAAGCGATGA
- a CDS encoding peptidoglycan D,D-transpeptidase FtsI family protein encodes MIRRKDAKAKTKDVQFSASPVLSVRLPMWRSKMLVFVIFGAFASLVARAFWIQGPGNAFYQRQGESRYERTLEMSATRGKVFDRNGQVLATSLPVKAIWAIPEDVPDDISAQQVRQLARLLEMSESDLRRKFNQEKSFVYVKRQVLPDVAKQVADLDIPGVYQRKEYKRFYPEGEIAAHVVGFTNVEDIGQEGVELSMQKALAATPGSRRVIKDRLGRVVEDLDILAQPRDGHDITLSIDSKIQFLAYSELKDAIERTGAKAGSAVVLDVRTGEVLALANLPTYNPNNRTNLTGAQLRNRVITDTFEPGSIMKPITIAAAIENGHVKPTSTVMTTGRANFFGANITDTHDYGLLTVAGVIQKSSNIGTAKIALQMKPQEMWDMFTSVGLGQAPKIGFPGAVAGRLRPAKSWRPIEQATMGYGYGLSASLIQLARAYTVFAHDGELLPISIYKTDGSVVKGTPVISPNTAREVRKMLEMVTSPGGTATRAQVVGYRVGGKTGTAYKQSGRGYDKSKYRASFVGMAPMSEPRIIVAVTLDEPGRGSHYGGVAAGPAFAAIVGGTLRALNVVPDSPVTKLVVSDKVEESEPWAP; translated from the coding sequence ATGATTCGCCGCAAGGACGCCAAGGCCAAGACAAAGGATGTGCAGTTCTCTGCCAGCCCGGTCCTGTCCGTGCGTCTGCCGATGTGGCGCTCCAAGATGCTCGTGTTTGTGATCTTCGGCGCATTCGCGTCGCTGGTCGCGCGCGCGTTCTGGATCCAGGGGCCGGGCAACGCCTTCTATCAGCGTCAGGGCGAGAGTCGTTACGAACGCACACTGGAGATGTCCGCCACGCGCGGCAAAGTGTTCGACCGTAACGGACAGGTGCTTGCCACGAGTCTGCCCGTGAAAGCCATCTGGGCCATTCCCGAAGACGTGCCCGACGACATTTCGGCGCAGCAGGTGCGCCAGCTCGCCAGGTTGCTCGAGATGAGCGAGTCGGATCTGCGCCGCAAGTTCAACCAGGAAAAGAGCTTCGTCTACGTGAAGCGCCAGGTGCTGCCCGACGTGGCCAAGCAGGTGGCCGATCTGGACATCCCGGGCGTTTACCAGCGCAAGGAGTACAAGCGCTTCTATCCGGAAGGCGAGATCGCCGCGCACGTCGTCGGCTTTACCAATGTGGAAGACATCGGCCAGGAAGGCGTCGAGCTGTCGATGCAGAAGGCGCTGGCGGCCACGCCGGGCAGCCGGCGCGTGATCAAGGACCGGCTGGGGCGTGTGGTCGAGGATCTCGACATTCTGGCCCAGCCGCGCGACGGTCACGACATCACGCTGTCGATCGACAGCAAGATTCAGTTCCTCGCCTATAGCGAACTCAAGGATGCCATCGAGCGCACCGGCGCCAAGGCCGGCAGCGCCGTGGTGCTCGACGTGCGCACGGGCGAAGTGCTCGCGCTCGCGAACCTGCCCACGTACAACCCGAACAACCGCACGAACCTGACCGGTGCGCAGCTGCGCAACCGCGTGATCACCGACACGTTCGAGCCCGGCTCGATCATGAAGCCGATCACCATCGCCGCGGCCATCGAGAACGGCCACGTGAAGCCCACGTCGACGGTCATGACCACGGGCCGCGCCAACTTCTTCGGCGCAAACATCACCGATACGCACGACTACGGGCTGCTGACCGTGGCCGGCGTGATCCAGAAGTCGAGCAACATCGGTACCGCGAAGATCGCATTGCAGATGAAGCCACAGGAAATGTGGGACATGTTTACCAGCGTCGGCCTCGGACAGGCGCCGAAGATCGGTTTTCCCGGCGCCGTGGCGGGGCGTTTGCGTCCGGCCAAGAGCTGGCGCCCGATCGAGCAGGCGACGATGGGCTACGGCTACGGCCTTTCCGCCTCGTTGATTCAACTCGCCCGTGCATACACGGTGTTTGCCCACGACGGCGAGCTGCTGCCGATCTCCATCTACAAGACGGATGGCAGCGTGGTGAAGGGCACGCCGGTGATCTCGCCGAACACGGCCCGCGAAGTGCGCAAGATGCTTGAAATGGTGACGTCGCCCGGCGGCACCGCCACGCGTGCCCAGGTCGTGGGTTATCGCGTGGGCGGCAAGACCGGGACGGCCTACAAGCAGTCGGGCCGGGGGTACGACAAGAGCAAGTATCGCGCATCGTTCGTCGGCATGGCGCCGATGTCCGAGCCGCGCATCATCGTGGCGGTCACGCTCGACGAGCCGGGACGCGGTTCGCACTACGGTGGCGTGGCGGCCGGACCGGCGTTCGCCGCGATCGTGGGCGGCACGCTGCGGGCACTGAACGTCGTGCCGGATTCGCCCGTGACGAAGCTCGTCGTGAGCGACAAGGTGGAGGAGAGCGAGCCATGGGCACCGTGA
- a CDS encoding UDP-N-acetylmuramoyl-L-alanyl-D-glutamate--2,6-diaminopimelate ligase has translation MIADAAQRAALAQAWDWLRRTVPAGANLHADSRRVMPGDVFVAYAVKGADSRGFIADAVERGAAAVVWQSDDFTWPASLASLGNVPQFGVPRLDWLAGPLAALWYGEPSVGMSMLGVTGTNGKTSCSQWLAQLLSKAGTRSAVIGTLGSGFPGHLTVTGFTTPDAVQLQRSLADLRAQGAAALAMEVSSHGLYQGRVNGVAFDIAVFTNLTQDHLDYHGTMAEYEAAKTRLFDWPGLKAAVVNRDDAMGQRLLARLAGKTPVIEYGIHGDATSAHGNRVLRAEDIRATTSGTRFTLHVDDRSQQITVPLIGEFNVSNALAVLGAALAGGVSQDAAIAGLAALAPVSGRMEQIGQPGQPLVVVDYAHTPDALDKTLDALRPVATARGGKLVCVFGCGGDRDAGKRPQMGAVAERLADAVVLTSDNPRTEVPAEIMAQIAAGLANPDAVRRIEDRASAILQAVRGAQAADVVLIAGKGHESTQEIMGKKRPFSDQEHARLALAARATTVRGGGE, from the coding sequence ATGATCGCCGACGCCGCGCAGCGCGCCGCGCTCGCGCAGGCCTGGGACTGGCTGCGCCGCACGGTGCCGGCCGGGGCGAACCTGCACGCGGACAGCCGCCGCGTGATGCCGGGCGACGTATTCGTCGCGTACGCCGTCAAGGGCGCCGACAGCCGTGGGTTCATTGCCGACGCGGTCGAGCGCGGCGCTGCCGCGGTCGTCTGGCAAAGCGACGACTTCACATGGCCGGCGTCGCTTGCGAGTCTCGGGAATGTGCCCCAGTTCGGCGTGCCTCGCCTCGACTGGCTGGCCGGTCCGCTGGCGGCGCTGTGGTACGGCGAGCCGAGCGTCGGCATGTCGATGCTCGGTGTGACCGGCACGAACGGCAAGACGTCGTGCAGCCAATGGCTCGCGCAACTGCTGTCCAAGGCAGGCACGCGCAGCGCCGTGATCGGCACGCTCGGCAGCGGCTTTCCGGGCCATCTGACGGTGACCGGTTTCACCACGCCCGACGCCGTGCAACTGCAGCGCAGCCTGGCCGACCTGCGCGCGCAAGGCGCCGCCGCACTCGCCATGGAAGTGTCGTCGCACGGCCTGTATCAGGGGCGCGTCAACGGCGTGGCGTTCGACATTGCCGTATTTACCAATCTGACGCAGGACCACCTCGATTACCACGGCACGATGGCCGAGTACGAGGCAGCCAAGACGCGCCTGTTCGACTGGCCGGGCCTGAAGGCCGCCGTCGTCAATCGCGACGACGCCATGGGCCAGCGCCTGCTCGCGCGCCTGGCCGGGAAGACGCCGGTCATCGAATACGGCATTCACGGCGACGCCACGTCGGCACACGGCAACCGCGTGCTGCGCGCCGAGGATATTCGGGCGACGACGTCCGGTACACGCTTCACGCTGCACGTCGACGACCGGAGTCAGCAGATCACGGTGCCGCTGATCGGCGAGTTCAACGTGAGCAATGCGCTCGCCGTGCTTGGCGCGGCGCTTGCCGGCGGCGTATCGCAGGACGCCGCGATCGCCGGGCTCGCCGCGCTCGCGCCGGTGTCCGGGCGCATGGAGCAGATCGGGCAGCCGGGGCAACCGCTGGTCGTCGTCGACTATGCGCACACGCCCGACGCGCTCGACAAGACGCTCGACGCCCTGCGTCCGGTGGCGACGGCGCGCGGCGGCAAGCTGGTTTGCGTGTTCGGCTGCGGCGGCGACCGCGATGCGGGCAAGCGTCCGCAGATGGGCGCGGTGGCCGAGCGTCTGGCCGACGCGGTGGTGCTCACGAGCGACAACCCGCGGACCGAAGTACCGGCCGAGATCATGGCGCAGATCGCCGCCGGTCTCGCGAACCCCGACGCCGTGCGTCGGATCGAAGACCGCGCCAGCGCGATCCTGCAGGCTGTTCGCGGCGCGCAGGCGGCCGACGTGGTGCTCATCGCCGGCAAGGGCCACGAAAGTACACAGGAAATCATGGGCAAGAAGCGGCCGTTCTCCGATCAGGAGCATGCGCGACTGGCACTCGCCGCGCGCGCGACGACTGTGCGCGGGGGAGGTGAATGA
- a CDS encoding UDP-N-acetylmuramoyl-tripeptide--D-alanyl-D-alanine ligase, protein MHWTLNDARQAVTGSRVTGAQTTAFARVVTDSRSVQPGDLFVAIKGERFDAHDFLADVARAGAAAVVASRVPDGFETPALIVPDTRIALGELAAAWRRRFAIPVVAVTGSNGKTTVKEMISAIFAEAVGAESRLATAGNFNNDIGLPLTLFRLKDGDRLAVLELGMNHPGETAYLARIAQPTVAVINNAQREHQEFMVSVAAVAQEHSAVLAALADDGVAVFPAESEFASMWREIAGKRRVLDFALDARAAVSGRYDVATRVLRVTSPAGEFSLTLPLLGEHNARNALAAIACALGAHVDIGSIVRALEGFSAVKGRLQVSTLSKGPLAGVTLIDDTYNANPDSVLAAIDVLASTPAPRVLVLGDMGEVGDNGPAFHREVGEYAARRGIDRLLAMGELAQASVVAFGDGGQHFSNVDDVTPLVAELNATLSAPATVLVKGSRFMRMERVLEQLRATSESGGGNAPAK, encoded by the coding sequence ATGCATTGGACGCTGAACGACGCCCGGCAGGCGGTGACCGGTTCGCGCGTGACGGGGGCGCAGACGACCGCCTTCGCGCGCGTTGTGACCGACAGTCGATCGGTACAGCCGGGCGACTTGTTCGTCGCGATCAAGGGTGAGCGCTTCGACGCACACGACTTCCTGGCCGACGTGGCGCGCGCCGGCGCGGCCGCCGTGGTTGCCTCGCGCGTGCCCGACGGTTTCGAGACGCCGGCCCTGATCGTGCCGGACACGCGCATCGCGTTGGGCGAGCTGGCCGCCGCATGGCGCCGCCGCTTCGCGATTCCGGTGGTCGCCGTGACGGGCAGCAACGGCAAGACGACGGTCAAGGAAATGATTTCGGCGATCTTCGCCGAGGCGGTCGGCGCCGAGTCGCGTCTGGCCACCGCAGGCAACTTCAACAACGACATCGGGCTGCCGCTCACGTTGTTCCGCCTGAAGGACGGCGACCGACTGGCCGTGCTCGAGCTTGGGATGAACCACCCGGGCGAGACGGCCTACCTGGCAAGGATTGCGCAACCCACGGTGGCGGTAATCAACAACGCCCAGCGGGAGCATCAGGAGTTCATGGTGAGCGTCGCGGCCGTCGCGCAGGAGCATTCGGCGGTGCTCGCGGCCCTGGCCGACGACGGTGTGGCCGTGTTTCCCGCCGAGAGCGAGTTTGCGTCGATGTGGCGCGAGATCGCGGGCAAGCGCCGCGTGCTCGACTTCGCGCTCGACGCCCGAGCCGCCGTCTCGGGGCGCTACGACGTGGCCACCCGCGTGCTGCGCGTGACGTCGCCCGCGGGCGAGTTCTCGCTCACGTTGCCGCTGCTCGGCGAGCACAACGCGCGCAATGCCCTGGCGGCGATTGCCTGCGCGTTGGGCGCGCATGTGGACATTGGCTCGATCGTGCGGGCACTCGAAGGCTTCTCGGCCGTCAAAGGGCGGCTGCAGGTGTCGACGCTCTCGAAGGGGCCGCTCGCCGGTGTCACGCTGATCGACGACACCTATAATGCGAACCCCGATTCGGTCCTCGCCGCCATCGACGTGCTTGCTTCGACGCCTGCGCCGCGTGTGCTGGTGTTGGGCGACATGGGCGAGGTGGGCGACAACGGTCCGGCGTTTCATCGCGAAGTAGGCGAATACGCGGCGCGGCGCGGCATCGATCGATTGCTGGCGATGGGCGAATTGGCGCAGGCCAGCGTGGTGGCGTTCGGCGACGGTGGCCAACATTTTTCGAACGTGGACGATGTGACTCCCCTCGTGGCGGAACTCAACGCCACGCTGAGTGCGCCGGCCACGGTGCTGGTGAAAGGAAGCCGCTTCATGCGGATGGAGCGCGTGCTGGAGCAGTTGCGCGCTACGAGTGAAAGCGGGGGCGGCAACGCCCCGGCCAAGTGA
- the mraY gene encoding phospho-N-acetylmuramoyl-pentapeptide-transferase yields MLLTLAQWLQADASYLRVFNYLTFRAVMASLTALVIGLSFGPMVIRKLTEMKVGQAVRTDGPQTHLVKSGTPTMGGVLILIGITVATLLWADLSNRFIWIVLTVTLGFGIIGWIDDYRKVVYKDPRGMSSREKYFWQSLIGLFAAIYLAFSVSETSNLKVFELFISWVRNGFPLDLPPKADFIVPFFKTMSYPLGVFGFIALTYFVIVGSSNAVNLTDGLDGLVIMPVVLVGAALGVFAYVMGNVVYSKYLLFPHIAGAGELLVFCSAMSGAGLAFLWFNTHPAQVFMGDVGALALGGALGTVAVIVRQEVVLFVMGGVFVAETLSVMLQVTWFKYTKRRFGEGRRIFKMAPLHHHFELSGWKETQVVVRFWIITLMLVLIGLSTLKLR; encoded by the coding sequence ATGTTGCTGACGTTGGCGCAATGGCTGCAAGCGGATGCGAGCTATTTGCGCGTGTTCAACTACCTGACGTTTCGGGCCGTGATGGCAAGCCTCACGGCGCTGGTGATCGGGCTCTCGTTCGGGCCGATGGTCATTCGCAAGCTGACCGAAATGAAGGTGGGCCAGGCCGTGCGCACCGACGGCCCGCAGACCCATCTGGTGAAGTCGGGTACGCCCACGATGGGCGGCGTGCTGATCCTGATCGGCATTACCGTCGCCACGCTGCTCTGGGCGGATCTGAGCAACCGTTTCATCTGGATCGTGCTGACCGTGACGTTGGGCTTCGGCATCATCGGCTGGATCGACGACTACCGGAAGGTGGTCTACAAGGACCCGCGCGGCATGTCGTCGCGCGAAAAGTATTTCTGGCAATCGCTGATCGGTCTGTTCGCCGCCATTTACCTGGCATTTTCGGTGTCGGAGACGAGCAACCTGAAAGTGTTCGAGCTGTTCATCAGCTGGGTGCGCAACGGCTTTCCGCTCGATCTGCCGCCGAAGGCCGACTTCATCGTGCCGTTCTTCAAGACGATGAGCTATCCGCTGGGCGTGTTCGGGTTCATTGCGCTCACGTACTTTGTCATCGTCGGCTCGTCCAACGCCGTTAACCTCACCGACGGTCTCGACGGCCTGGTCATCATGCCGGTGGTGCTGGTCGGCGCGGCGCTGGGCGTGTTCGCGTACGTGATGGGTAACGTGGTGTATTCGAAGTACCTGCTGTTCCCACATATCGCCGGCGCGGGCGAGTTGCTCGTGTTCTGCTCGGCCATGTCGGGGGCGGGTCTCGCCTTCCTTTGGTTCAATACCCATCCCGCCCAGGTGTTCATGGGAGACGTGGGCGCGCTGGCGCTCGGCGGCGCACTCGGCACCGTGGCGGTGATCGTGCGCCAGGAAGTCGTGCTCTTCGTGATGGGCGGCGTGTTCGTGGCCGAGACGCTCTCCGTGATGTTGCAGGTGACCTGGTTCAAGTACACCAAGCGCCGGTTCGGCGAAGGGCGACGCATCTTCAAGATGGCGCCGCTGCATCACCACTTCGAACTGTCGGGATGGAAGGAAACGCAGGTGGTGGTCCGGTTCTGGATCATCACGCTGATGCTGGTGCTGATCGGTCTGTCGACGCTCAAGCTGCGCTGA